The genomic region tcattttgtttccttcagCTTTTCTGTGTGTATTCTTATGGAAGTGTAGAATTTACTAACTTAGCCGTCATGTCTTATGACAGATATCTTGCTATCTGTTGTCCTCTACAGTATAACACACGTATGACATCTGGTAAAATTGCCGTGCTTATTGCAGTAACATGGCTGCCTGCTGTTTTCGCTGTTTCTGTGACGACATCTTTGAGTGCCTCTTTACAGCTGTGTGGGAACATCATTAATAAAGTATACTGTGCCAACTACCCCATTATTAAACTGGCCTGCTTTGACACCAGAATAAATAATGTCTATGAACTCACTGCTGCTTCTCTCACAGTCTGTATTCCACTATCTGTGATATTTTACACCTATGTGGAGATCCTTAAAGTTTGTTTCTCCGGCTCAAAACAGACGAGACAGAAAGTTGTCAGTACCTGCACACCTCACCTCGCTTCCCTCCTGAACTATTCTTTTGGGGTTTCTTTTG from Sparus aurata chromosome 2, fSpaAur1.1, whole genome shotgun sequence harbors:
- the LOC115570928 gene encoding olfactory receptor 486-like, with product MINSTQVSYFTLGAYVDTKLFKHLSFIIIMFFYIVIVCSNLLLIVVICMNRSLHEPMYMFLCSLFVNELYGSSGLFPFLLTQILSDIHTVSASFCFLQLFCVYSYGSVEFTNLAVMSYDRYLAICCPLQYNTRMTSGKIAVLIAVTWLPAVFAVSVTTSLSASLQLCGNIINKVYCANYPIIKLACFDTRINNVYELTAASLTVCIPLSVIFYTYVEILKVCFSGSKQTRQKVVSTCTPHLASLLNYSFGVSFEILQSRFDMSSVPNMFQIFLSLYFLTCQPLFNPLMYGLNMSKIRHICKSLLLNSKYYRQLLRRIGAPI